A genomic segment from Halomicroarcula saliterrae encodes:
- a CDS encoding urease subunit beta translates to MSNNLTPGEVVTGEGTVTLNEGRETAEVTVGNTGDRPVQVGSHFHFFEANAALEFDRETAFGMRLNIPAGTAVRFEPGDQQTVELVDIGGKRVAHGMNGMVNGSVDADPSDALERLRAAGFGDTGGEE, encoded by the coding sequence ATGAGTAATAATCTCACGCCCGGTGAGGTCGTCACCGGCGAGGGCACAGTCACGCTGAACGAAGGGCGCGAGACGGCCGAGGTGACCGTCGGGAACACCGGCGACCGGCCCGTTCAGGTCGGCTCGCACTTTCACTTCTTCGAGGCCAACGCCGCACTGGAGTTCGACCGCGAGACCGCTTTCGGGATGCGACTCAACATCCCGGCCGGCACCGCGGTCCGGTTCGAGCCCGGCGACCAGCAGACCGTCGAACTCGTCGATATCGGCGGCAAGCGCGTCGCCCACGGGATGAACGGGATGGTCAACGGCAGCGTCGACGCCGACCCGAGCGACGCGCTCGAACGGCTCCGAGCGGCCGGCTTCGGTGACACTGGAGGCGAGGAATGA
- a CDS encoding energy-coupling factor ABC transporter ATP-binding protein, with amino-acid sequence MTALDATGLRYSYPDGTLAVDGVDVTVETGERVALLGPNGAGKSTVLQLLGGLIDPDAGTVRYFDETTDADAVRDRLSVLTQNPADYLFNPTVREDLRYGPAQQDRSESEVDRRVERVADRLDLGELLSKPPFRLSGGQQRRAALASALTVEPDLLLLDEPVSNVDAANRAEVLALFSELAADGVTLVTSTPDTELVAHVADRVVLFDETGTVAARGSTREILTDTELLTDCDLRPPQVVRLFDGRGDIPLTVAEARRRLDER; translated from the coding sequence GTGACCGCTCTCGACGCCACCGGGCTCCGGTACAGCTACCCCGACGGGACGCTGGCGGTCGACGGCGTCGACGTGACCGTCGAGACCGGTGAGCGCGTCGCGCTGCTGGGACCGAACGGCGCCGGCAAGAGCACCGTCCTCCAGTTGCTCGGCGGCCTCATCGACCCCGACGCCGGGACCGTCCGGTACTTCGACGAGACGACCGACGCCGACGCCGTCCGCGACCGGCTGAGCGTCCTCACCCAGAACCCCGCCGATTACCTGTTCAACCCCACAGTACGGGAGGACCTCCGCTACGGTCCGGCCCAGCAGGACCGCTCCGAGAGCGAGGTCGACCGCCGCGTCGAACGCGTCGCTGACCGGCTCGACCTCGGGGAGCTGCTGTCGAAACCGCCGTTCCGGCTCAGCGGCGGCCAGCAGCGCCGCGCCGCGCTCGCGAGCGCGCTCACCGTCGAGCCGGACCTCCTCTTGCTCGACGAACCGGTGAGCAACGTCGACGCCGCCAACCGCGCCGAGGTCCTGGCCCTGTTCTCGGAACTCGCCGCCGACGGGGTGACGCTGGTCACCTCGACCCCCGACACCGAACTCGTGGCCCACGTCGCCGACCGCGTGGTCCTCTTCGACGAGACCGGGACGGTCGCCGCACGGGGCTCGACCCGCGAGATTCTGACCGACACCGAGCTCCTGACCGACTGCGACCTCCGGCCGCCACAGGTCGTCCGGCTGTTCGACGGTCGCGGGGATATCCCCCTCACCGTCGCGGAGGCGCGGCGCCGCCTGGACGAGCGCTGA
- the cbiQ gene encoding cobalt ECF transporter T component CbiQ gives MTRTDLLDRTVGAIAAHARWVLLAEDVPERDGFLQAVAPAVKLVGVVALVAVTVAQRELATVTALACVAAVLAVSSRVPVRTFLGRLAGPPAMALVVVAPQAVLMGGPPLSGLPLSAAGVTYVATFTMRVAACVGFLSVLLLTTRFVDLLGAFRRLRVPAIAVAMLSITYRYLLLFFAELERMVRARRSRTLADPALRRTWRDSGNFLGTFLLRSLERGERVQRAARARGGTGPTPGRPSVALGRADAAFGVVVVATVWVVLP, from the coding sequence GTGACCCGGACCGACCTGCTCGACCGCACTGTCGGGGCCATCGCGGCGCACGCTCGCTGGGTGCTCCTCGCCGAGGATGTCCCCGAACGCGACGGCTTTCTCCAGGCGGTCGCCCCCGCTGTGAAGCTTGTCGGCGTCGTCGCGCTCGTCGCTGTCACCGTCGCCCAGCGCGAGCTCGCGACCGTGACGGCGCTCGCCTGCGTGGCCGCCGTCCTCGCCGTCAGCTCGCGTGTTCCCGTCCGGACGTTCCTCGGTCGCTTGGCCGGCCCGCCGGCGATGGCGCTGGTCGTCGTCGCACCGCAGGCGGTGTTGATGGGCGGGCCACCGCTGTCCGGCCTCCCGCTGTCGGCCGCCGGCGTCACCTACGTCGCCACGTTCACGATGCGGGTGGCCGCCTGCGTGGGCTTCCTGTCGGTCCTGCTGTTGACGACGCGGTTCGTCGACCTGCTCGGGGCGTTCCGACGCCTCCGCGTCCCCGCTATCGCCGTCGCCATGCTGTCGATAACCTACCGCTATCTGCTCCTCTTCTTCGCGGAACTGGAACGGATGGTCCGTGCCCGCCGGAGCCGCACACTCGCCGATCCGGCCCTCCGCCGGACCTGGCGCGACTCCGGGAACTTCCTCGGGACCTTCCTGCTGCGGAGCCTCGAACGCGGGGAGCGCGTCCAGCGCGCCGCCCGGGCCAGAGGCGGGACCGGCCCGACACCGGGCCGGCCGTCAGTCGCCCTCGGTCGGGCCGACGCCGCATTCGGGGTCGTCGTGGTCGCCACGGTCTGGGTGGTGCTCCCGTGA
- a CDS encoding PDGLE domain-containing protein, with protein MDDWLPRGLAILFVLVLLAPVFGWAAGQVGYAEPLENAAEATGATDDAESVGVAPLSDYGVPGLESTAGTFLSAVVGTALTLLVAGALGRLLGADDPR; from the coding sequence ATGGACGACTGGCTCCCGCGCGGCCTGGCGATACTGTTCGTGCTGGTCCTTCTGGCACCGGTCTTCGGCTGGGCCGCCGGACAGGTGGGCTACGCCGAACCGCTGGAGAACGCCGCCGAGGCGACCGGAGCGACCGACGACGCCGAGAGCGTCGGCGTCGCGCCGCTCTCGGACTACGGCGTCCCGGGGCTGGAGAGCACAGCCGGCACCTTCCTCTCGGCGGTCGTGGGGACGGCGCTGACGCTGCTGGTCGCCGGCGCGCTGGGCCGACTGCTGGGGGCCGACGACCCGCGCTAG
- a CDS encoding energy-coupling factor ABC transporter permease gives MHIPDGYVDLPIAVFCGLLSVAVLALAARRVDGEIPDARAPLLGVVAAGIFAAQMLNWPIPGGTSAHFVGGAFAAIMLGPHLGALSVATVVAIQALVFGDGGLVVLGANVFNMAIVEVYVGYALYRLLAPYGEFRAAFVAGWLGITAGALTAGVQLGLSSAFEYELVTTLLIMGVGHLLLGLVEGAITAVVYRYLARARPDLRPNGGPEVSA, from the coding sequence ATGCACATTCCGGACGGATACGTCGACTTGCCGATAGCGGTCTTCTGTGGCCTCCTCTCCGTCGCGGTGCTCGCCCTGGCCGCCCGGCGCGTCGACGGCGAGATACCCGACGCCCGCGCGCCGTTGCTCGGCGTCGTCGCCGCCGGTATCTTCGCCGCACAGATGCTCAACTGGCCCATCCCCGGCGGGACGAGCGCACACTTCGTCGGCGGGGCGTTCGCCGCCATCATGCTCGGCCCCCACCTCGGCGCGCTGTCGGTCGCCACCGTCGTCGCCATTCAGGCCCTCGTGTTCGGGGACGGCGGTCTCGTCGTGCTCGGCGCGAACGTGTTCAACATGGCTATCGTCGAGGTGTACGTCGGCTACGCGCTCTACCGGCTGCTCGCGCCCTACGGCGAGTTCCGGGCCGCCTTCGTCGCCGGCTGGCTGGGCATCACTGCCGGCGCGCTCACCGCTGGCGTCCAGCTGGGCCTGTCCTCGGCCTTCGAGTACGAACTGGTGACGACGCTGCTCATCATGGGCGTCGGCCACCTCCTGCTGGGGCTCGTCGAGGGAGCCATCACGGCGGTCGTCTACCGCTATCTCGCCCGTGCCCGGCCCGACCTCCGCCCGAACGGCGGCCCGGAGGTGAGCGCCTGA
- the nikR gene encoding nickel-responsive transcriptional regulator NikR produces MTDDIDRISLTLPSSMVDRLDGIVADWEYDSRSEAIRDSLRDFFANYEWESGGDERHHGTIVVVHDHHVAGVADDLQSVQHEMADAITSVQHIHLSHDTCMETLVVEGSAEDITELANRLRALTGVQQVKVVVVDE; encoded by the coding sequence ATGACAGACGACATCGACCGCATCAGCCTGACGCTGCCGTCGTCGATGGTCGACCGACTCGACGGCATCGTCGCCGACTGGGAGTACGACAGCCGGTCGGAGGCCATCCGGGACTCGCTGCGTGACTTCTTCGCGAACTACGAGTGGGAGAGCGGCGGCGACGAGCGCCACCACGGCACCATCGTCGTGGTCCACGACCACCACGTCGCGGGGGTCGCCGACGACCTCCAGAGCGTCCAACACGAGATGGCCGACGCGATAACCTCGGTCCAGCATATCCACCTCTCACACGACACCTGCATGGAGACGCTGGTCGTCGAGGGGTCGGCCGAGGACATCACCGAACTGGCGAACCGACTCCGCGCGCTCACCGGCGTCCAGCAGGTCAAGGTCGTCGTCGTCGACGAGTAG
- a CDS encoding urea ABC transporter substrate-binding protein: MTERLTSRRRFAASTAALAGTALAGCLGGSASGGNSIKLGVLEDRSGTFALNGDPKHKASLLAIEEINNDGGIDGQQIEVFDPDPQSDNARYQDLTRRAIKQERVDALWAGYSSATREAIRPIIDREDQLYFYTTQYEGGVCDHNVFAVGPTARQQLGSVLPYLVEEYGTDIYTIAADYNFGQLSADWVKVLANENGANVIGEEFIPLSNSQFGSTINRIQEADPDFVMSMLVGANHTSFYEQKASAGLEVPIGTSTAMAQGYEHVRLDPPAMANIYAGVNYMEEIPTKRNTEEGGFVDRYYEKFPDAPYINEEAQTNYFSIYMYKQAVEQAGTTDQEEVKAALESGITYEAPEAPEGESIKLDGATHHVDHHMWVMRADEEHNIEAVEDRVIPETFLSETVGCDLTQEDEETQYTPQDFYEEAG; this comes from the coding sequence ATGACGGAGCGCCTGACGAGCCGTCGTCGCTTCGCGGCGTCTACCGCCGCGCTCGCCGGGACGGCCCTCGCCGGCTGTCTGGGCGGGTCGGCCTCGGGAGGCAACAGTATCAAGCTGGGTGTCCTGGAGGACCGCTCCGGGACGTTCGCGCTCAACGGCGACCCCAAACACAAGGCCTCGCTGCTGGCCATCGAGGAGATAAACAACGACGGCGGTATCGACGGCCAGCAGATCGAGGTGTTCGACCCGGACCCGCAGTCCGACAACGCCCGCTATCAGGACCTGACTCGACGGGCCATCAAGCAAGAGCGCGTCGACGCGCTGTGGGCCGGCTACTCCTCCGCGACGCGTGAGGCTATCCGCCCCATCATCGACCGCGAGGACCAGCTGTACTTCTACACGACCCAGTACGAGGGCGGCGTCTGTGACCACAACGTCTTCGCCGTCGGGCCGACGGCCCGCCAGCAGCTCGGGAGCGTCCTCCCGTACCTCGTCGAGGAGTACGGAACGGACATCTACACCATCGCCGCCGACTACAACTTCGGCCAGCTGTCGGCCGACTGGGTGAAGGTGCTCGCAAACGAGAACGGCGCGAACGTCATCGGCGAAGAGTTCATCCCCCTGTCGAACTCGCAGTTCGGCTCGACCATCAACCGCATTCAGGAGGCCGACCCGGACTTCGTGATGTCGATGCTCGTCGGGGCGAACCACACCTCGTTCTACGAGCAGAAGGCCTCGGCCGGGCTGGAGGTTCCCATCGGGACCTCGACGGCGATGGCCCAGGGGTACGAACACGTCCGGCTCGACCCGCCGGCGATGGCCAACATCTACGCCGGCGTCAACTACATGGAGGAGATTCCGACGAAGCGAAACACCGAGGAGGGCGGGTTCGTCGACCGGTACTACGAGAAGTTCCCGGACGCGCCGTACATCAACGAGGAGGCCCAGACGAACTACTTCTCGATATACATGTACAAGCAGGCGGTCGAACAGGCCGGCACGACCGACCAGGAAGAGGTCAAGGCGGCCCTGGAGTCGGGCATCACCTACGAGGCACCCGAAGCGCCGGAGGGCGAATCTATCAAACTCGACGGGGCGACCCACCACGTCGACCACCACATGTGGGTGATGCGGGCCGACGAGGAGCACAACATCGAGGCGGTCGAAGACCGCGTCATCCCCGAGACGTTCCTCTCCGAGACGGTCGGCTGTGACCTCACTCAGGAAGACGAGGAGACGCAGTACACCCCACAGGACTTCTACGAGGAGGCGGGATGA
- the urtB gene encoding urea ABC transporter, permease protein UrtB: MVNGLNLLFQFLDSFAFIVLAAAGLAIIFGIMGVINLAHGEFIMLGAYATTLANIQYGLPLPAAMAAGVVVTALFGLVVERVIISGWLPNAISQFALGRDIIEPLYDRLADSMVATWGLSLVMVQGVRILYGNSLDQIGTPLGNIAYSGFSYSTYRVSLAGVAVAVLFVTFLVFRYTEYGMRARATIQDEDTARAMGVDTERTYVTTFAIGSGLAGLTGALYAPTITMVPGLGSSFLVEAFVAVVVGGPSVVLGTTLAGGLLGSINAVFSNIYGTFFGRIALLVTAIVMIRFLPEGITGFVERVRKRRQEGA; the protein is encoded by the coding sequence ATGGTAAACGGCCTCAACCTCCTGTTCCAGTTCCTCGATAGCTTCGCCTTTATCGTGCTGGCAGCCGCCGGGTTGGCCATCATCTTCGGCATCATGGGCGTCATCAACCTCGCCCACGGCGAGTTCATCATGCTGGGCGCGTACGCGACGACGCTCGCCAACATCCAGTACGGGCTCCCGCTCCCGGCGGCGATGGCCGCCGGCGTGGTCGTCACGGCCCTGTTCGGCCTCGTGGTCGAGCGGGTCATCATCTCGGGGTGGCTCCCCAACGCCATCAGTCAGTTCGCCCTCGGCCGGGACATCATCGAACCCCTGTACGACCGGCTGGCCGACTCGATGGTCGCCACGTGGGGCCTGAGCCTCGTCATGGTCCAGGGGGTCCGTATCCTGTACGGCAACTCCCTCGACCAGATCGGGACGCCGCTCGGTAACATCGCCTACAGCGGCTTCTCCTACTCGACGTACCGCGTCTCGCTCGCCGGCGTCGCCGTCGCGGTGCTGTTCGTGACGTTCCTCGTCTTCCGGTACACCGAGTACGGGATGCGCGCGCGAGCGACCATTCAGGACGAGGACACGGCCCGCGCGATGGGCGTCGACACCGAGCGCACGTACGTGACGACGTTCGCAATCGGCTCGGGGCTCGCCGGCCTGACCGGCGCGCTGTACGCGCCGACGATAACGATGGTGCCCGGACTGGGCAGTTCGTTCCTCGTCGAGGCGTTCGTCGCCGTCGTCGTGGGCGGACCGAGCGTGGTACTCGGCACGACGCTCGCCGGCGGCCTGCTCGGGAGCATCAACGCCGTGTTCTCGAACATCTACGGGACGTTCTTCGGCCGCATCGCCCTGCTCGTGACCGCCATCGTGATGATACGGTTCCTGCCGGAGGGTATCACGGGGTTCGTCGAGCGGGTTCGCAAACGCCGACAGGAGGGCGCGTAG